In Solenopsis invicta isolate M01_SB chromosome 1, UNIL_Sinv_3.0, whole genome shotgun sequence, one genomic interval encodes:
- the LOC105203281 gene encoding uncharacterized protein LOC105203281, with protein MTIPNGLSMNAAGNYEETSNNSSEYRYMMMFKSIVDQELLPNDFDVWTIEEQCTWINKNIPTFFPNVPKSVLHLMPGFCRLANCKRSLVETPEWLDMDKYRKGQKFVRENYFSIMIGTVLGTLLLYTFEEDLKPLIITKGSITPYLAFKRYFSTFQRLSSWYNGEPWIKGTQAYKDMQYACKMHSLTQAKLSKLDNNQFESEAKIADPWCPDHKLLLKDFAAVCPLNTQSCYQMISKSSYIIKNLNNANMACAQCFFFSIILLWPQNIGIHNATNEDMEAFCHMWRCYGYFLGIEDEYNTCRGNLKEIKHRTRDLYEVMLSNLNNITPKWEHMTRCFIESLNYYPFLYMPYKMMVVFAMDILNISMPHLYVSMSYAEWITYKISRFLFRYAFKFSIIRLIINKAANKLIDKVMNFSPEKNVELQEKSKQQLLKFSTEH; from the exons ATGACGATTCCTAACGGCTTATCTATGAATGCTGCTGGAAATTATGAAGAGACGTCAAACAATTCAAGCGAATATAGATACATGATGATGTTCAAGAGCATAGTCGATCAAGAGCTACTTCCAAATGACTTCGATGTTTGGACTATAGAGGAGCAATGTACATGGATAAACAAGAACATCCCGACGTTTTTTCCGAATGTACCAAAGTCGGTGTTGCATTTAATGCCAGGTTTCTGTCGACTAGCAAATTGCAAACGGTCACTCGTGGAAACACCTGAATGGTTGGATATGGATAAGTACCGCAAAGGGCAGAAATTTGTGCgtgaaaattatttctcaattatGATTGGCACAGTATTGGGCACTTTATTGCTATATACCTTTGAGGAGGATTTAAAACCACTGATAATAACAAAGGGCAGTATTACGCCGTATTTAGCATTTAAAAG gtatttttcaacttttcaaCGATTGTCTAGCTGGTATAACGGAGAACCTTGGATTAAAGGAACCCAAGCCTATAAAGACATGCAATATGCATGTAAAATGCATTCATTAACACAAGCAAAATTATCTAAACTCGATAACAATCAATTTGAGAGCGAAGCTAAAATCGCAGACCCGTGGTGCCCAGAtcacaaattacttttaaaagatTTCGCCGCGGTGTGTCCACTTAATACACAATCTTGTTATCAAATGATTTCTAAGTCATCgtacataataaaaaacttGAATAATGCGAATATGGCATGTGCACAATGCTTTTTCTTCAGTATAATTTTGCTTTGGCCGCAAAATATTGGAATACATAATGCAACCAACGAAGACATGGAGGCCTTTTGCCATATGTGGAGATGTTACGGATATTTTCTCGGAATAGAGGATGA gtACAACACATGCCGTGGCAATCTCAAGGAAATAAAGCACCGTACTCGAGATTTATATGAAGTGATGTTGagtaatttgaataatattacacCAAAATGGGAACACATGACGAGATGTTTCATcgaatcattaaattattatcctTTCCTCTATATGCCTTACAAAATGATGGTTGTATTCGCTAtggatatattaaatataagcaTGCCGCATTTGTATGTGTCAATGAGTTACGCGGAATGGATTACTTATAAAATCTCGAG ATTCTTATTTAGATATGCTTTTAAATTCTCAATCATccgattaattataaataaagcgGCAAATAAACTAATTGACAAAGTGATGAATTTCAGCCCAGAGAAGAATGTAGAACTTCAGGAGAAATCAAaacaacaattattaaaattttctacagAGCATTAA